In Brevibacterium pigmentatum, the sequence TGACGTCTCAGCCGCTCGGCCCAGCCGACTATAGCAAGACACCCCGCTACGCAGGACCCCCGACGTTCGGACTGCTGCCGCGCATCGACGAGGTCGAAGCCGAGCGCCCCGGCGAGAAGATCGACGTCAAAGTCATCGGCATCCCCTTCGACGCCGGCGTCAGCTACCGTCCCGGCGCCCGTTTCGGACCGGCTCACATCCGCCAGTCCTCGAAGCTGCTGCGTCCCTACAACCAGGCCACGAACGTCCACCCGTTCACCTGGCAGCAGGTCGCCGACTGCGGTGACCTCGGCGTCAACCCTTTCGACATCGAAGAGGCCATCACCACCGTCGAAGCCAACGCCGACGCCATGCGCGCCGATGGGGCCAAGCTGCTCACCCTCGGTGGTGACCACACCCTGGCCCTGCCCAACCTGCGCTCCCTGCACAAGACGCATGGCAAGATCGCCGTCCTCCACTTCGATGCGCACCTGGACACCTGGGACACCTACTTCGGTGCGCCCTACACGCACGGCACTCCCTTCCGCCGCGCCAGCGAAGAGGGCCTCATCGATATGACGGCCTCGATGCACATCGGCATCCGCGGTCCCCTCTACGGGAAGAAGGACCTCGAGGACGATGAGGTGCTCGGCTTCCAGATCATCCGCAGCGACGAATACCAGTTCACCTCCGTCCAGGACGTCGTCGCCCGGATGCGGGGTCGCCTGGGCGACGCTCCGGTCTATCTGTCCGTCGACATCGACGTCCTCGACCCCGCGGCCGCACCCGGCACCGGCACCCCCGAGGCAGGTGGAATGACCAGCCGTGAGCTGCTCAACTCGATCCGCGGCCTCCAGGGACTCAACGTCGTCGGCGCCGAGATCGTCGAGGTCGCCCCGGCCTACGACCATGCCGAGGTCACTGGACTCGCCGCGGCCCATGTCGGCTACGAGGTCCTGTCCCTGTGGGCGGCGGAGAACAACGGAGTCACTGCTCCCTCCGGTCCGTCCGGCACCGCCCTCGGAGTCTGACCATGAGCACCGAGAACACCGTCCGCAACGGCGGTCGTGCCGTGGTGGCCGCCCTGGCCGCCCACGGTGTCGACACGATCTTCGGCATCCCCGGCACCCATAATCTCGAGTTCTACCGGCATCTGCCGGAGTTCGGGATCCGTGCCGTGACTCCCCGCCACGAGCAGGGAGCAGGCTACGGGGCCGACGGGTACTTCCTCGTCTCCGGCAAGCCCGGGGTCGTCATC encodes:
- the speB gene encoding agmatinase, with amino-acid sequence MTSQPLGPADYSKTPRYAGPPTFGLLPRIDEVEAERPGEKIDVKVIGIPFDAGVSYRPGARFGPAHIRQSSKLLRPYNQATNVHPFTWQQVADCGDLGVNPFDIEEAITTVEANADAMRADGAKLLTLGGDHTLALPNLRSLHKTHGKIAVLHFDAHLDTWDTYFGAPYTHGTPFRRASEEGLIDMTASMHIGIRGPLYGKKDLEDDEVLGFQIIRSDEYQFTSVQDVVARMRGRLGDAPVYLSVDIDVLDPAAAPGTGTPEAGGMTSRELLNSIRGLQGLNVVGAEIVEVAPAYDHAEVTGLAAAHVGYEVLSLWAAENNGVTAPSGPSGTALGV